In the Paenibacillus pabuli genome, one interval contains:
- a CDS encoding MerR family transcriptional regulator — translation MKLFRIGELAKTAGVSERTIDYYTKLGLIAPEERTEKNYRLYSNETLTRLERIVQMKQEKYSLDEIKQSLEKWSLVSTEEQVASKLTTLELHVQQLEREVNELKPLLGEMKPVQARKMMAGLLTKSAGTMEALKILLENTMM, via the coding sequence ATGAAACTGTTTCGGATTGGCGAACTTGCCAAGACCGCTGGTGTGAGTGAACGGACGATTGATTACTACACGAAGCTTGGTCTGATCGCTCCTGAAGAGCGGACAGAAAAAAACTATCGTCTCTATAGTAATGAAACTTTAACCAGACTCGAACGTATTGTACAGATGAAACAAGAGAAATATAGTCTCGACGAGATCAAGCAATCTCTTGAGAAGTGGAGCCTGGTTAGTACAGAAGAGCAGGTTGCCAGTAAGCTGACAACGCTTGAACTCCATGTTCAGCAACTTGAGCGAGAGGTCAATGAACTCAAACCGCTGCTTGGCGAGATGAAACCTGTACAAGCACGTAAAATGATGGCAGGCCTACTCACGAAAAGTGCCGGTACGATGGAAGCTTTGAAAATCTTGCTTGAGAACACCATGATGTAG
- a CDS encoding rhomboid family intramembrane serine protease gives MIFIRYENWRSYLKFFPLTSILLVANVVMFIILAVNGGSTNTMTLLKFGALTNHELFSGEWWRYFTSIFLHAGFSHLLFNSFALVVFAPPMERLLGSVRYGLLYLGSGVLGNVLALAWYNSAGDTTISVGASGAIYGIYGAFLYVALFQRTMMDEASRKTLYTLLAFGIIFSFAMSGINWMAHLGGLLGGFFIYGLLIRIWQPRKFRKQ, from the coding sequence ATGATATTTATTCGTTATGAAAATTGGAGAAGTTATTTAAAGTTTTTCCCGCTGACGTCGATTCTGTTAGTTGCCAATGTCGTTATGTTTATTATACTTGCTGTCAATGGTGGCTCGACGAATACGATGACATTGCTGAAGTTTGGCGCTTTGACAAACCATGAGTTATTCTCGGGAGAATGGTGGCGGTACTTTACGTCCATTTTTCTTCACGCAGGTTTCAGTCATCTATTGTTTAACAGCTTTGCGCTGGTTGTATTTGCGCCTCCTATGGAGCGCTTGCTCGGGTCGGTAAGATATGGCTTATTGTATTTGGGCAGCGGGGTTCTGGGTAATGTTTTAGCACTTGCTTGGTATAACTCTGCAGGAGATACAACAATCTCTGTAGGGGCATCCGGAGCCATCTACGGGATTTATGGTGCGTTTCTGTATGTTGCTTTGTTCCAGCGGACGATGATGGATGAGGCATCGCGCAAAACGTTATACACACTGCTTGCGTTCGGTATTATTTTCTCGTTTGCCATGTCGGGCATTAACTGGATGGCTCATTTGGGTGGATTGTTAGGTGGATTCTTTATCTACGGACTTCTTATCCGAATATGGCAGCCAAGAAAGTTTAGAAAGCAGTAA
- a CDS encoding zinc metallopeptidase, translating to MSFNNGMFVLIIIAFLLSLWAQFRVKSTFNRWAGVQNLNGMTGYDAARHMLDANGLHDVPIEPVRGALSDHYDPINRVVRLSEPVYYENSISAVSVACHEVGHAIQHKESYPMLALRHRIFPIVNFASGLAPFLLIAGFIFNAMNLVGIGIIFFSVTVAFQLITLPVEFNASNRAREIMVSEGYIRNEEEKGVAKVLNAAALTYVAAALISLLELIRYIGIFNSRD from the coding sequence ATGAGTTTTAATAACGGTATGTTCGTTTTGATCATTATCGCCTTTTTGCTCTCCTTATGGGCGCAATTTCGCGTTAAAAGTACATTCAACCGTTGGGCTGGCGTGCAAAACCTGAATGGCATGACCGGGTATGATGCAGCCCGTCATATGCTGGATGCCAACGGTCTACACGATGTTCCGATTGAACCCGTTCGCGGCGCTCTCTCAGACCACTACGATCCGATTAACCGGGTTGTACGATTGTCTGAACCTGTATATTATGAAAATTCGATATCAGCTGTTTCCGTAGCCTGTCACGAGGTCGGCCATGCGATACAGCACAAGGAAAGCTATCCGATGCTGGCACTTCGCCACCGGATCTTCCCGATTGTGAACTTCGCATCCGGACTTGCACCTTTTCTGTTGATTGCTGGTTTCATCTTCAACGCCATGAACCTTGTTGGTATCGGTATTATCTTCTTCTCCGTTACCGTTGCGTTCCAGCTCATCACGCTGCCGGTAGAGTTTAATGCCAGCAATCGAGCACGTGAAATCATGGTTTCCGAAGGCTACATTCGCAATGAAGAAGAAAAAGGCGTAGCCAAGGTGCTGAACGCCGCAGCGTTAACGTACGTTGCCGCTGCACTGATCTCACTGCTTGAATTGATCCGTTACATTGGAATTTTTAACAGTCGCGACTAA
- a CDS encoding LysR family transcriptional regulator: MELRQLHYFLKVAQKEHVTQAAEELHVAQSAVSRQIHQLEEELGVDLFMQKGRNLQLTAVGQLFCKRIEGILKDLDKAVGEVHEFLDPEHGEIRIGFPHSLGIHLIPSVVAAFRQRYPNVKFRFKQGMFPTLIRDVLSAEVDLAFISPFPEKHDQVAGDIVLTEELHAILPPNHPLAGEEEIALEQLKDDKFVLFSKGYSLRPIVWHACLEAGFTPKIAFEGEETDTIRGLVAAGMGVSLLPEMALFQTNPLQPAHVAISHPKVTRTIGLIHRADDKLPLVAQSFRSFLLHYFGLQQNNTPSE, encoded by the coding sequence GTGGAATTAAGACAGTTGCATTACTTTTTGAAAGTGGCACAAAAGGAGCATGTGACCCAGGCAGCTGAAGAGCTGCATGTTGCACAATCCGCGGTGAGTCGCCAGATTCATCAACTGGAGGAAGAGCTGGGTGTTGACCTCTTTATGCAAAAGGGGCGGAATCTACAGTTGACCGCAGTGGGGCAGCTCTTTTGTAAACGCATTGAAGGCATACTAAAGGATCTGGACAAAGCAGTCGGAGAAGTTCATGAATTTTTGGACCCGGAACATGGTGAAATTCGTATTGGTTTTCCTCATAGTCTGGGTATTCATCTGATTCCATCGGTCGTGGCCGCATTTCGTCAGCGTTATCCCAACGTCAAATTCAGATTTAAACAGGGCATGTTTCCGACGCTCATCCGTGACGTGCTATCTGCTGAGGTGGATCTGGCTTTCATATCGCCTTTTCCGGAAAAGCATGATCAGGTCGCGGGTGATATCGTCTTAACTGAAGAATTACATGCAATTCTTCCTCCAAATCACCCGCTTGCAGGCGAAGAGGAGATTGCGCTTGAACAGCTCAAAGATGATAAATTTGTTCTGTTCAGCAAAGGGTATTCTTTGCGTCCAATAGTCTGGCATGCCTGCTTGGAAGCAGGGTTTACACCGAAAATCGCTTTTGAAGGTGAAGAGACCGATACCATCCGCGGATTGGTTGCTGCGGGTATGGGGGTGAGTCTGCTGCCGGAAATGGCACTTTTCCAGACCAATCCACTACAACCGGCACATGTGGCCATTTCTCATCCGAAAGTAACGCGGACCATTGGTTTAATCCATCGCGCCGATGACAAATTGCCACTTGTAGCACAGTCATTTCGTTCGTTTTTACTTCATTATTTCGGTTTGCAACAAAACAATACCCCATCCGAGTAA
- a CDS encoding ammonium transporter: MRKKWLVSVLLILTLLAFPVSAFASAEGPTNIELQTGLNSAFTFLAVVLVFLMQGGFALLEAGSTRMKNAGHIAGKTILTLGISVIAFWALGFGLGFGNGNSFFGTTGFFLSGDQMAASFESLAFSDVPLTIKFVFHLAFAAVSLAIACGGMAERAKMSVYIVFGTLYTIIMYPVVAHWVWGGGWLAELGMQDFAGSTVVHLTGATAALVATILLKPRIGKYNKDGKPNIIPGHNQVYSVLGVIILWIGWFGFNPGSTLSAMGDGFFGYVALTTNVAAAAGGVAALLISWAVLGKSDIPSMLNGVLAALVAITGACAFVEPWAALVIGALAGIITFFTAQYFDRKGIDDPIYAFSVHGIAGMWGAISTGLFATPELAENAGVGQAGLFYGGGFHQLGVQLLGLVGAFAFVLVVSFIILGGMKAIMGIRVTEEEETMGLDLSEHGTYGYPEQMKSIEGKSNGGGTFSS; the protein is encoded by the coding sequence ATGAGAAAGAAATGGTTGGTTTCGGTGTTATTAATACTTACTTTGCTGGCTTTCCCGGTCAGCGCATTCGCTTCTGCGGAAGGGCCGACTAACATTGAACTTCAAACCGGTCTGAACTCAGCCTTTACGTTTTTGGCTGTTGTGCTGGTTTTCTTGATGCAAGGGGGATTTGCTTTATTGGAAGCAGGTTCAACACGAATGAAGAATGCAGGACATATTGCGGGTAAAACGATCCTGACATTGGGCATTTCGGTTATTGCTTTCTGGGCTCTCGGCTTCGGTCTTGGTTTCGGTAACGGTAACAGCTTCTTTGGAACAACGGGATTCTTCCTGAGTGGTGACCAAATGGCTGCTTCATTTGAATCACTGGCCTTCTCCGATGTTCCGCTTACCATAAAATTTGTATTCCACCTCGCTTTTGCTGCAGTATCTCTGGCCATTGCCTGCGGTGGTATGGCTGAACGTGCAAAAATGAGCGTATATATTGTTTTTGGAACACTTTATACCATTATCATGTATCCGGTTGTTGCTCACTGGGTATGGGGCGGCGGCTGGCTCGCAGAGCTGGGTATGCAAGACTTCGCAGGTTCGACTGTAGTTCACTTGACGGGTGCAACAGCTGCATTGGTAGCTACGATCCTGTTGAAACCGCGTATCGGTAAATACAACAAAGACGGAAAACCTAACATCATTCCAGGTCACAACCAAGTGTACTCTGTTCTCGGGGTTATCATCCTGTGGATTGGTTGGTTCGGATTCAACCCAGGTAGCACATTGTCTGCTATGGGCGATGGATTCTTCGGTTATGTTGCGTTGACTACAAACGTTGCCGCTGCAGCCGGTGGGGTTGCTGCACTGTTGATCTCTTGGGCTGTTCTTGGCAAATCCGATATTCCTAGCATGCTGAACGGTGTGCTTGCAGCACTCGTTGCCATTACAGGTGCTTGTGCCTTTGTAGAGCCATGGGCAGCTCTGGTTATCGGTGCATTGGCAGGTATTATCACATTCTTCACCGCTCAATACTTTGATCGCAAAGGGATTGACGATCCAATTTACGCTTTCTCCGTCCATGGTATCGCTGGTATGTGGGGAGCAATTTCCACAGGGTTGTTCGCAACTCCGGAGCTTGCTGAAAATGCAGGTGTAGGTCAAGCGGGTCTGTTCTACGGCGGTGGATTCCACCAGCTGGGTGTTCAACTCTTGGGTCTGGTTGGCGCATTCGCCTTCGTGCTGGTTGTTTCCTTCATTATCCTAGGTGGAATGAAAGCCATCATGGGTATCCGTGTAACAGAAGAAGAGGAAACCATGGGTTTGGATCTTAGTGAGCACGGTACTTACGGGTACCCTGAGCAAATGAAAAGTATTGAAGGTAAATCCAATGGAGGCGGTACGTTCAGC
- a CDS encoding DUF1499 domain-containing protein has protein sequence MTLKRTLVGIIRSMEGTSDRAKDPKLKTRYYNLSKDRAWEEVSSTLKKIPGYKVLHEVPSVGEIILEKRTTFGRTMDITVSIISVSPVRSAVDMYSASRGSLGDLGSNYRTIMNLFSVLDKKLAKYKAND, from the coding sequence TTGACCTTAAAGAGAACGCTCGTCGGTATCATCCGCAGTATGGAGGGGACCAGCGATCGAGCCAAGGATCCCAAATTAAAAACACGGTATTATAATTTATCCAAAGACAGAGCCTGGGAAGAAGTTTCTTCGACATTGAAAAAGATTCCGGGTTATAAGGTGCTTCACGAGGTTCCTTCGGTCGGAGAGATTATTTTGGAGAAACGGACGACGTTTGGGCGGACCATGGATATTACGGTTTCTATTATTTCGGTAAGTCCGGTTCGTAGTGCGGTAGACATGTATTCAGCTTCACGTGGTTCGCTTGGAGATCTGGGCTCCAATTATCGAACAATCATGAATCTGTTTTCCGTATTGGATAAGAAGCTCGCCAAATATAAGGCAAACGATTGA
- the tpx gene encoding thiol peroxidase, translating into MAQERTGAATFKGNPITLIGPELKVGDQAPDFTLSKNLVEDASLKDFAGKIKLISVVPSLDTGVCDAQTRRFNVEAGDLGDNVVVLTVSVDLPFAQERWCGAAGVDRVITLSDYKTRSFGENYGVLIKEFQLDMRSIFVVDTEDRITYVEYLPEMTESPNFEQAIAAVKALL; encoded by the coding sequence ATGGCACAAGAACGTACAGGCGCAGCCACATTCAAAGGCAACCCTATTACATTGATCGGACCCGAATTGAAAGTGGGCGATCAAGCTCCGGATTTTACATTGAGTAAAAATCTGGTTGAAGATGCATCCCTGAAAGACTTCGCAGGCAAAATTAAACTGATCAGCGTCGTTCCTTCATTGGATACAGGAGTATGCGATGCCCAAACTCGCCGCTTCAATGTGGAAGCCGGAGACCTTGGCGACAATGTTGTCGTTTTGACGGTAAGTGTAGACCTTCCATTCGCACAAGAACGCTGGTGCGGGGCAGCCGGTGTAGACCGCGTTATAACATTGTCTGATTACAAAACACGCTCGTTCGGTGAAAACTACGGTGTTCTGATCAAGGAATTCCAATTGGACATGCGTTCCATCTTTGTAGTGGATACCGAAGACCGAATTACATATGTGGAATATCTGCCTGAGATGACAGAATCCCCTAACTTCGAGCAAGCCATTGCAGCAGTAAAAGCTTTGCTGTAA